One region of Xylanimonas ulmi genomic DNA includes:
- a CDS encoding YgjV family protein: MNPWLEAIGWLGSILVVLSLTQARVLRFRWLNLTGSVIATVYNAVVGIWPFVAMNAAIALINVYWLWRLHRTRHDAATYEVVEVAPDDAYLLHVLRTHAEDIAHFAPAFAAVPGDGERRSAFLVQRGDETVGVVEVGDAGNGTGVVLLDWVSRRFRDFTPGEFVYRRSGVFAAQGFTRLLVPPTARADERYLTRVGFVPADGGWIHPVTAEA; the protein is encoded by the coding sequence ATGAACCCCTGGCTTGAGGCGATCGGCTGGCTCGGCTCCATCCTCGTCGTGCTGTCCCTCACGCAGGCGCGCGTGCTGCGCTTTCGATGGCTCAACCTCACCGGCTCGGTCATCGCGACGGTGTACAACGCCGTCGTCGGCATCTGGCCGTTCGTCGCGATGAACGCGGCGATCGCGCTCATCAACGTGTACTGGCTGTGGCGGCTGCACCGCACCCGCCACGACGCTGCGACGTACGAGGTGGTCGAGGTCGCGCCCGACGACGCCTATCTGCTGCACGTGCTGCGCACACACGCCGAGGACATCGCGCATTTCGCCCCCGCGTTCGCGGCCGTGCCCGGCGACGGCGAACGGCGCTCGGCGTTCCTGGTCCAGCGCGGCGACGAGACCGTGGGCGTGGTCGAGGTGGGCGACGCCGGGAACGGCACGGGCGTCGTCCTGCTGGACTGGGTGTCACGGCGCTTCCGCGACTTCACTCCCGGGGAGTTCGTCTACCGCCGCTCGGGCGTGTTCGCGGCGCAGGGGTTCACCCGGCTCCTGGTCCCACCCACGGCGCGCGCCGACGAGCGCTACCTGACCCGCGTCGGCTTCGTCCCCGCGGACGGCGGCTGGATCCACCCGGTCACCGCCGAGGCGTAG
- the glnA gene encoding type I glutamate--ammonia ligase: MDRQQEFVLRTVEERDIRFIRLWFTDVLGVLKSVAVAPAELEQAFGEGIGFDGSAIEGLTRVYEADMIAKPDPTTFQVLPWRGDRHGTARMFCDILTPDGEPSLADPRNVLKRALARASDKGFTFYTHPEVEFYLFEQMSGPDAPLVPVDNGGYFDHLARGSTHDFRRAAISMLESMGISVEYSHHEAGPGQNEIDLRYADALTTADNLMTFRTVVKEVALEQGVFATFMPKPLAAHPGSGMHTHVSLFEGDRNAFHEPGAQFELSKTGRQFIAGLLVHAAEVTAVTNQYVNSYKRLWGGAEAPSYVCWGHNNRSALVRVPMYKPGKGNSSRIEYRGIDSAANPYLAFAVMLAAGLKGVEEGYELPDATEDDVWELTDAERRALGITPLPQNLDAAIAVMERSELVAETLGEHVFRYVLANKRAEWDAYRAQVTPYELHRFLQFL; this comes from the coding sequence ATGGACAGGCAGCAGGAGTTCGTGCTCCGCACGGTCGAGGAGCGCGACATCCGCTTCATCCGGCTCTGGTTCACCGACGTCCTCGGGGTGCTCAAGTCGGTCGCGGTGGCGCCGGCGGAGCTCGAGCAGGCGTTCGGTGAGGGCATCGGGTTCGACGGGTCGGCCATCGAGGGCCTGACCCGCGTGTACGAGGCGGACATGATCGCCAAGCCCGACCCGACGACGTTCCAGGTGCTTCCGTGGCGCGGCGACCGGCACGGCACGGCCCGCATGTTCTGCGACATCCTCACGCCCGACGGCGAGCCGTCGCTCGCGGACCCGCGCAACGTGCTCAAGCGCGCGCTGGCCCGCGCGAGCGACAAGGGGTTCACCTTCTACACCCACCCCGAGGTCGAGTTCTACCTCTTCGAGCAGATGTCGGGCCCCGACGCCCCGCTCGTGCCCGTCGACAACGGCGGATACTTCGACCACCTGGCCCGGGGGTCAACGCACGACTTCCGCCGCGCGGCGATCTCGATGCTGGAGTCGATGGGCATCTCGGTGGAGTACTCCCACCACGAGGCCGGCCCCGGCCAGAACGAGATCGACCTGCGCTACGCCGACGCGCTGACCACGGCCGACAACCTCATGACCTTCCGCACCGTGGTCAAGGAGGTCGCGCTCGAACAGGGCGTCTTCGCGACGTTCATGCCCAAACCGCTGGCGGCGCACCCCGGCTCGGGCATGCACACGCACGTCTCGTTGTTCGAGGGGGACCGCAACGCGTTCCACGAGCCCGGCGCGCAGTTCGAGCTGTCCAAGACGGGCCGCCAGTTCATCGCGGGCCTGCTCGTCCACGCGGCCGAGGTGACCGCCGTGACCAACCAGTACGTCAACTCCTACAAGCGGCTGTGGGGCGGCGCCGAGGCGCCGAGCTATGTGTGCTGGGGGCACAACAACCGCTCGGCCCTGGTGCGCGTGCCCATGTACAAGCCGGGCAAGGGCAACTCCTCGCGGATCGAGTACCGCGGCATCGACTCGGCGGCCAACCCCTACCTGGCCTTCGCGGTCATGCTCGCGGCCGGGCTCAAGGGCGTCGAGGAGGGCTACGAGCTGCCCGACGCGACCGAGGACGACGTCTGGGAGCTGACCGACGCCGAGCGGCGCGCGCTCGGCATCACGCCGCTGCCGCAGAACCTCGACGCGGCCATCGCGGTCATGGAGCGCTCCGAGCTCGTGGCCGAGACCCTGGGCGAGCACGTGTTCCGGTACGTGCTGGCGAACAAGCGGGCCGAGTGGGACGCGTACCGCGCGCAGGTCACGCCCTACGAGCTGCACCGCTTCCTGCAGTTCCTGTGA
- a CDS encoding STAS domain-containing protein has protein sequence MTVIGTRVGGIDLVRGAEASVVQMWGEIDAALRAEAGQALAGALERDLPVVVDATRIGFIDSAGVAFLVQMCRLGRDEGLAVTVRNPPAAVADVLRMVGVDGVIREDRARMR, from the coding sequence ATGACTGTCATAGGCACGCGCGTCGGAGGCATCGACCTCGTGCGCGGCGCTGAGGCGAGCGTGGTTCAGATGTGGGGCGAGATCGACGCGGCGCTGCGCGCCGAGGCGGGCCAGGCGCTCGCCGGCGCGCTGGAGCGAGATCTTCCCGTGGTGGTCGACGCGACGCGCATCGGCTTCATCGACTCCGCCGGTGTGGCGTTCTTGGTTCAGATGTGTCGGCTCGGCCGCGACGAGGGGCTGGCTGTGACGGTGCGCAACCCGCCGGCCGCCGTGGCCGACGTGCTGCGCATGGTCGGGGTCGACGGCGTCATCCGGGAGGACCGGGCGCGCATGCGGTGA
- a CDS encoding bifunctional [glutamine synthetase] adenylyltransferase/[glutamine synthetase]-adenylyl-L-tyrosine phosphorylase → MTRAGRRESPTRRLLRAGFADLSRSAGLWDDAALVAVLPDDADGVLDAIGASADPDLALLQLVRLAATPGAPELARVLADAGERRRRLLAVLGASAALGDELIRRPELLAHIGEPGVGADPVAVRAELLTAVGADAHAAAPVAGAAPGQWPDDGARTATDALRRAYRARLLDLAADDLTATEPLSLLPSVAASLADLAAAALEAALAIARAQHPDHAAARLAVIGMGKTGGRELNYVSDVDVIYVVEPGVGPDGAAAPEEQALAVGARLAATLQKVCGGPSAEPALWQVDAALRPEGKAGPLVRTLSSHLAYYDRWAATWEFQALLKARPVAGDVELGRAYRAAVDPLVWRAVAREHFVEDSQAMRRRVEQHVPAAEADRQIKLGRGGLRDVEFTVQLLQLVHGRSDEAIHSPNTIAALSALAAAGFVGRDHAARLAVCYRFLRALEHRVQLFRLRRTHLLPTSEEDLRRLARALGLRADGAQGLIERWRSTRREVRSLHEAVFYRPLLPAYAHLSDDEVSLAPEAARQRFAAIGYRDPDGATRHVVALTEGTSRRAALQRQLLPVLLGWFAEGADPDAGLLAFRRLSDELGSTHWYLKLLRDSGSAAQSLAHVLASSRYLADAIGRSPESVQWFDDPSGLEPRGPERLAAEADAILRRAQEPKQAATSLRAVRRRELARTGAAELLGLLDPVGAAAAISDAADLALRGALRVAEHVARDELGMEQDPAANPTHMLVVAMGRLGGREMGYGSDADVMFVHDPVPGADPQVAGRFALTTATRVRELLGAVGPEPTLPVDADLRPEGRQGPLVRTFASYAEYYERWSSVWEAQALLRARPVAGAAVGGPASELAERFVELVDPVRYPQGGLPLAQVREVRRIKARVEAERLPRGVEPERHLKLGRGGVSDVEWTAQLLQLQHAHETPSLRTTGTVAALDAAEAAGLLTADDARALRDAWALASRLRSAVVLWSGRVTGVATDVLPHDRRDLTGVARVLGDVDNGAELEELYLRTARRARAVVERVFYGQE, encoded by the coding sequence GTGACGCGCGCCGGTCGCCGCGAGAGCCCCACGCGCCGTCTGCTGCGGGCGGGGTTCGCGGACCTGAGCAGGTCGGCCGGGCTATGGGACGACGCCGCGCTGGTCGCCGTCCTGCCGGACGACGCCGACGGGGTGCTCGACGCGATCGGCGCGAGCGCCGACCCGGACCTCGCGCTGCTCCAGCTCGTGCGCCTCGCGGCGACGCCGGGCGCGCCCGAGCTCGCCCGGGTGCTCGCGGACGCCGGGGAGCGCCGACGCCGGCTGCTCGCCGTCCTGGGCGCCTCCGCCGCGCTGGGCGACGAGCTCATCCGCCGGCCTGAGCTGCTGGCGCACATCGGCGAGCCCGGCGTCGGCGCGGACCCCGTCGCCGTGCGCGCCGAGCTGCTGACCGCCGTCGGCGCCGACGCCCACGCCGCGGCGCCGGTGGCCGGCGCCGCGCCGGGACAGTGGCCCGACGACGGCGCCCGCACCGCGACCGACGCCCTGCGGCGCGCCTACCGCGCGCGCCTGCTGGACCTCGCGGCCGACGACCTGACGGCCACCGAGCCGCTGTCGCTGCTGCCGTCGGTCGCCGCCTCTCTCGCCGACCTCGCCGCGGCCGCGCTCGAGGCCGCGCTCGCGATCGCCCGCGCGCAGCACCCCGACCACGCTGCCGCTCGCCTGGCCGTCATCGGCATGGGCAAGACGGGCGGGCGCGAGCTCAACTACGTCTCGGACGTCGACGTCATCTACGTCGTCGAGCCGGGCGTCGGCCCCGACGGCGCCGCGGCGCCGGAGGAGCAGGCCCTCGCCGTGGGCGCCCGACTGGCCGCCACGCTGCAGAAGGTGTGCGGCGGCCCCTCGGCCGAGCCGGCGCTGTGGCAGGTCGACGCGGCGCTGCGACCCGAGGGCAAGGCCGGGCCACTGGTGCGCACGCTGTCGAGCCACCTCGCCTACTACGACCGCTGGGCCGCGACCTGGGAGTTCCAGGCGTTGCTCAAGGCGCGGCCCGTGGCGGGCGACGTCGAGCTGGGGCGCGCCTACCGCGCCGCCGTCGACCCGCTGGTCTGGCGGGCGGTCGCGCGCGAGCACTTCGTCGAGGACTCGCAGGCCATGCGCCGACGTGTCGAGCAGCACGTGCCCGCGGCCGAGGCGGACCGGCAGATCAAACTGGGTCGCGGCGGCCTGCGCGACGTCGAGTTCACGGTGCAACTGCTCCAACTGGTGCACGGGCGCTCGGATGAGGCGATCCACTCGCCCAACACCATCGCCGCGCTGTCCGCGCTCGCCGCGGCGGGGTTCGTGGGCCGTGACCACGCCGCACGCCTGGCGGTCTGCTACCGGTTCCTGCGCGCGCTCGAACACCGCGTGCAGCTGTTCCGACTGCGCCGCACCCACCTGCTGCCCACGTCCGAGGAGGACCTGCGCCGCCTCGCCCGCGCGCTCGGCCTGCGCGCCGACGGCGCACAGGGGCTGATCGAGCGCTGGCGCTCCACCCGCCGCGAGGTCCGCTCGCTGCACGAGGCGGTCTTCTACCGCCCGCTGCTTCCGGCCTACGCGCACCTGTCCGACGACGAGGTGTCGCTCGCCCCCGAGGCCGCACGACAGCGCTTCGCCGCCATCGGCTACCGCGACCCGGACGGAGCCACACGGCACGTCGTCGCGCTGACCGAGGGGACCTCGCGCCGGGCCGCGCTGCAACGCCAGCTCCTGCCGGTGCTGCTGGGATGGTTCGCCGAGGGCGCGGACCCGGACGCCGGACTGCTCGCGTTCCGCAGACTGTCCGACGAGCTCGGCTCGACCCACTGGTACCTCAAGCTGCTGCGCGACTCCGGCTCGGCCGCACAGTCGCTCGCGCACGTGCTGGCCTCCTCGCGCTACCTGGCGGACGCCATCGGACGCTCACCCGAGTCGGTGCAGTGGTTCGACGACCCGTCGGGGCTCGAACCGCGTGGGCCTGAGCGGCTGGCCGCGGAGGCCGACGCCATCCTGCGGCGCGCGCAGGAGCCCAAACAGGCCGCGACCAGCCTGCGCGCGGTGCGCCGCCGCGAGCTGGCCCGCACCGGGGCGGCCGAGCTGCTCGGCTTGCTCGATCCGGTCGGCGCCGCCGCCGCGATCTCCGACGCCGCCGACCTCGCGCTGCGCGGCGCGCTGCGGGTCGCCGAGCACGTCGCCCGCGACGAGCTCGGGATGGAGCAGGACCCGGCGGCGAACCCGACGCACATGCTCGTGGTGGCTATGGGACGCCTGGGCGGGCGCGAGATGGGCTACGGCTCGGACGCGGACGTCATGTTCGTGCACGACCCCGTGCCCGGCGCCGACCCGCAGGTCGCGGGACGGTTCGCCCTGACGACGGCGACCCGGGTGCGCGAGCTGCTCGGCGCCGTCGGGCCCGAGCCCACGCTGCCCGTGGACGCCGACCTGCGGCCCGAGGGTCGCCAAGGTCCGCTGGTGCGGACGTTCGCCTCCTACGCCGAGTACTACGAGCGTTGGTCCTCGGTGTGGGAGGCGCAGGCCCTCCTGCGCGCGCGGCCCGTCGCGGGGGCCGCGGTGGGGGGCCCCGCGAGCGAGCTCGCCGAGCGGTTCGTGGAGCTGGTCGACCCGGTGCGCTATCCGCAGGGCGGGTTGCCGCTCGCCCAGGTGCGCGAGGTGCGGCGCATCAAGGCGCGTGTCGAGGCCGAGCGCCTGCCCCGCGGCGTGGAGCCCGAGCGGCACCTCAAGCTGGGGCGGGGCGGGGTCTCCGACGTCGAGTGGACCGCTCAGCTCCTGCAGTTGCAGCACGCGCACGAGACGCCGTCGCTGCGCACGACCGGAACCGTCGCCGCGCTCGACGCCGCCGAGGCGGCCGGGCTGCTCACCGCCGACGACGCGCGGGCGCTGCGCGACGCGTGGGCGCTGGCCTCGCGGCTGCGCTCCGCCGTCGTGCTGTGGTCGGGCCGGGTCACCGGGGTGGCGACCGACGTGCTGCCGCACGACCGGCGCGATCTGACGGGCGTCGCGCGCGTGCTGGGCGACGTGGACAACGGCGCCGAGCTTGAGGAGCTGTACCTGCGCACGGCACGCCGGGCGCGCGCCGTCGTCGAGCGCGTCTTCTACGGCCAGGAGTAG
- the ppgK gene encoding polyphosphate--glucose phosphotransferase, producing the protein MAQHLAFGIDIGGSGIKGAPVDLETGAFAAGRVRIPTPERSTPEAVAEVLAELVGSFDLPKKAAVGVAFPAPMDHGVVRFIANLDQSWKGVDLPALLHEATGREVTAVNDADAAGIGEQRYGAAKGKDGTVLVVTLGTGIGSALLVDGVLVPNTELGHLEIDGFDAESRAADSAREREGLDFPAWAQRLQRYFETVEMLLSPDLIVVGGGVSKKHAQFLPLLNLRAEIIPAQLRNAAGIVGAAALAASDAERAKKKRRKR; encoded by the coding sequence ATGGCACAGCATCTCGCCTTCGGCATCGACATCGGCGGCTCGGGCATCAAGGGCGCTCCGGTCGACCTGGAGACCGGCGCGTTCGCGGCTGGTCGCGTCCGCATCCCGACGCCCGAGCGCAGCACCCCCGAGGCGGTCGCCGAGGTGCTCGCCGAACTGGTCGGGTCGTTCGACCTGCCGAAGAAGGCCGCCGTGGGCGTCGCGTTCCCCGCACCCATGGACCACGGCGTGGTGCGCTTCATCGCGAACCTCGACCAGTCGTGGAAGGGCGTCGACCTGCCCGCGCTGTTGCACGAGGCGACCGGACGCGAGGTCACCGCCGTCAACGACGCCGACGCCGCGGGCATCGGCGAGCAGCGGTACGGCGCCGCGAAGGGGAAGGACGGCACGGTGCTGGTCGTCACGCTCGGCACCGGCATCGGCTCGGCGCTCCTCGTCGACGGCGTGCTCGTGCCCAACACCGAGTTGGGCCACCTGGAGATCGACGGGTTCGACGCCGAGTCGCGGGCGGCCGACTCCGCCCGCGAGCGCGAGGGGCTCGACTTCCCCGCGTGGGCGCAGCGCCTTCAGCGGTACTTCGAGACCGTCGAGATGCTCCTGTCGCCCGACCTCATCGTGGTGGGCGGCGGTGTCTCCAAGAAGCACGCTCAGTTCCTGCCGCTGCTCAACCTGCGCGCCGAGATCATTCCGGCGCAACTGCGCAACGCCGCCGGCATCGTCGGGGCGGCGGCGCTGGCGGCGTCGGACGCCGAGCGGGCGAAGAAGAAGCGGCGCAAGCGCTGA
- a CDS encoding calcium/sodium antiporter, translated as MTVLTLLGGLVFLIGGAEFVVRYGTRLARRLGISPLIIGLTVVSIGTSAPELAVGIDAMSRGQGSLVLGNIAGTNMVNLLLILGLAAAIRPITLQRQTFRLDLPAMVGSAVLLLLLSLDGALSTWEGVLLLAIAIGYTTLLLVTARREASSGVAARVEAAHADEEALPSTMRSTAADLALLLAGIAVIVLGADWLVTAAVEIAEVFGVSETLIGLTVVAIGTSLPELATTITATVRGGRSIAVGNLIGSSTYNLTFILGGSLLFGPSVVDVDPQLVSVDLPLMAGAALLCVPVFLTGRRISRVEGVAFVLLYGAYLTYLIALRG; from the coding sequence GTGACGGTCCTGACGCTGCTCGGCGGCTTGGTGTTCCTCATCGGCGGAGCCGAGTTCGTCGTGCGCTACGGCACGCGCCTGGCGCGCCGACTCGGCATCTCCCCGCTCATCATCGGCCTCACCGTCGTCTCGATCGGGACGTCGGCGCCCGAGCTCGCCGTCGGCATCGACGCGATGTCCCGTGGGCAGGGCTCGCTGGTGCTCGGCAACATCGCCGGGACCAACATGGTGAACCTGCTGCTCATCCTGGGCCTGGCGGCAGCCATCCGCCCCATCACACTGCAGCGCCAGACCTTCCGGCTCGACCTGCCGGCCATGGTCGGCTCGGCGGTCCTCCTGCTGCTGCTGTCGCTCGACGGCGCCCTGTCGACGTGGGAGGGCGTGCTCCTGCTCGCCATCGCGATCGGCTATACGACCCTGCTCCTGGTCACCGCACGGCGTGAGGCGTCGTCGGGGGTCGCCGCCCGCGTCGAGGCGGCCCACGCCGACGAGGAGGCGCTGCCGTCCACCATGCGGTCGACGGCGGCCGACCTGGCGCTCCTGCTGGCGGGCATCGCGGTCATCGTGCTGGGGGCCGACTGGCTGGTCACGGCCGCCGTCGAGATCGCCGAGGTCTTTGGGGTCTCGGAGACGCTCATCGGGCTGACGGTCGTGGCCATCGGCACCTCGCTGCCCGAGCTCGCCACGACGATCACGGCGACGGTGCGCGGCGGCCGGTCGATCGCGGTGGGCAACCTCATCGGGTCGAGCACCTACAACCTGACGTTCATCCTCGGAGGCTCGCTGCTCTTCGGCCCCTCGGTCGTCGACGTCGACCCGCAACTGGTGAGCGTGGACCTGCCGCTCATGGCGGGCGCGGCGCTCCTGTGCGTGCCGGTCTTCCTCACGGGGCGGCGCATCTCCCGGGTTGAGGGCGTCGCGTTCGTCCTGCTCTACGGCGCCTATCTGACGTACCTGATCGCACTGCGCGGCTGA
- a CDS encoding ABC transporter ATP-binding protein, protein MPITTALPQRPRTSPGPAIEVAGLTKSYRSRHGVVRALDGVDLVVEPGAVLGLLGPNGAGKSTTVRILATLSLPDAGTARVSGHDVVRDAAAVRREIGYVSQRPVTRGLDTGRENLELAGRLHGLSRHAARARAGELLDAFGLGASADRLVRTYSGGMARKLDVAVGLMHSPAVLFLDEPTTGLDPEARAELWALVSRLAADAGMSVLLTTHYLDEADHLANQVVIVDRGRVVTSGTPDALKDQLHGDGLTVDLDEADDAARAAGVAARVDGLSEVGVDGRLLRARAASGAVTLPTLLAALDAAGVRVRAAGLARPSLDDVYLHHTGHAFDTGHPRDTGSPLDTDSARLAVGA, encoded by the coding sequence ATGCCCATCACGACAGCGCTGCCGCAGCGCCCCCGCACGTCCCCCGGCCCCGCGATCGAGGTCGCAGGGCTGACCAAGTCCTACCGCTCGCGCCATGGCGTGGTGCGCGCCCTCGACGGCGTCGACCTCGTCGTCGAGCCGGGCGCGGTGCTGGGCCTGCTGGGCCCCAACGGCGCCGGCAAGTCCACCACCGTGCGCATCCTGGCCACCCTCTCCCTGCCCGACGCCGGCACGGCCCGCGTGTCGGGCCACGACGTCGTGCGCGACGCCGCGGCGGTCCGGCGCGAGATCGGCTACGTCTCGCAGCGGCCCGTCACGCGCGGTTTGGACACCGGCCGCGAGAACCTCGAGCTCGCGGGGCGGCTGCACGGCCTGAGCCGCCACGCGGCGCGGGCGCGCGCCGGAGAGCTGCTCGACGCCTTCGGCCTGGGCGCGTCGGCCGACCGGCTGGTGCGCACCTACTCCGGGGGCATGGCCCGCAAGCTCGACGTCGCGGTCGGGCTCATGCACTCCCCCGCCGTCCTGTTCCTCGACGAGCCCACCACCGGCCTCGACCCCGAGGCGCGCGCGGAGCTGTGGGCGCTCGTGTCGCGCCTCGCGGCGGACGCCGGCATGTCCGTGCTGCTCACGACCCACTACCTCGACGAGGCCGACCACCTCGCGAACCAGGTCGTCATCGTCGACCGCGGGCGCGTCGTGACCAGCGGCACGCCCGACGCGCTCAAGGACCAGCTCCACGGTGACGGCCTCACGGTCGACCTGGACGAGGCTGACGACGCCGCGCGCGCCGCGGGCGTCGCCGCGCGCGTCGACGGGCTCAGCGAGGTCGGCGTCGACGGTCGCCTCCTGCGGGCGCGCGCGGCGTCGGGCGCCGTGACGCTGCCCACGCTGCTGGCGGCGCTCGATGCCGCGGGCGTGCGCGTGCGGGCCGCCGGGCTGGCGCGCCCGAGCCTCGACGACGTGTACCTGCACCACACCGGGCATGCGTTCGACACCGGACATCCGCGCGACACCGGGAGCCCGCTCGACACCGACTCCG
- a CDS encoding SPOR domain-containing protein, protein MSEESDPVMSPEYWFNTRTGEVEQGRQSSWSHLMGPYPTREEAARALDSARRRSDAWDQEDADWADGGDDAGRRA, encoded by the coding sequence ATGAGCGAGGAGAGCGATCCGGTGATGTCGCCGGAGTACTGGTTCAACACGCGCACCGGCGAGGTCGAGCAGGGGCGGCAGTCGTCGTGGAGCCACCTCATGGGCCCCTACCCGACGCGTGAGGAGGCCGCGCGCGCCCTGGACAGCGCGCGCCGCCGCAGCGACGCGTGGGACCAGGAGGACGCCGACTGGGCCGACGGCGGCGACGACGCAGGCCGGCGCGCATGA
- a CDS encoding PadR family transcriptional regulator: MTQPPPDHADDAFAADLLRGHTDTIVLGALRSGDRYGFEIYKTIRDATGGAHEIKEATLYATYRRLVKDGLVEAYWGDESQGGRRKYYRITDAGRAVYRSSVAAWVATRDVIDELLETRSDTHRKGQPR; this comes from the coding sequence GTGACACAGCCTCCCCCGGACCATGCCGACGACGCGTTCGCCGCCGACCTGCTGCGCGGGCACACCGACACGATCGTGCTCGGAGCGCTGCGCTCCGGCGATCGCTACGGCTTCGAGATCTACAAGACGATCCGTGACGCGACCGGCGGGGCCCACGAGATCAAGGAGGCCACCCTCTACGCCACCTACCGCCGCCTCGTGAAAGACGGCCTTGTCGAGGCGTACTGGGGCGACGAGTCCCAGGGCGGTCGCCGCAAGTACTACCGGATCACCGACGCCGGCCGCGCCGTCTACCGCTCGAGCGTGGCCGCGTGGGTCGCCACCCGCGACGTCATCGACGAACTGCTTGAGACGCGCTCCGACACTCACCGAAAGGGTCAGCCCCGATGA
- a CDS encoding permease prefix domain 1-containing protein, producing the protein MTTVHRLLDEAFAGVPQSPEVADLKEEMRAGLLDRAAELEASGLSADDAARRAVAELGDVGALVAEVSGASAGRRGAADPAPDTAPDPVADEGSPAWAVAERLRALHHVRPRPSFVVSVTLAALVAAGAVAALALVLAGVLALTGTAATFGLSALAAIAAGWIVGSSLRQETTRNHPVPAGRAAGYGTATALAVAGGGVVTTSLLDADLDAGAAWPLGGAVLLVLGALALTWLGVTQTNRTKAWAREAARAHHGDDRFSQDPAAAARFGMYTAVIWVMAFVVTAVLGVVWTWRWSWLTLVAAWAVTMLLLAQMLFGKDTQR; encoded by the coding sequence ATGACCACCGTCCACCGCCTGCTCGACGAGGCGTTCGCGGGCGTGCCCCAGTCCCCCGAGGTCGCCGACCTCAAGGAGGAGATGCGCGCCGGCCTGCTCGACCGGGCCGCCGAGCTCGAGGCCTCGGGCCTGTCGGCCGACGACGCCGCACGCCGCGCCGTCGCCGAGCTGGGCGACGTCGGAGCGCTCGTCGCCGAGGTGTCCGGCGCGTCCGCCGGCCGCCGCGGCGCCGCCGACCCCGCGCCCGACACCGCGCCCGACCCCGTGGCCGACGAGGGCTCGCCCGCCTGGGCCGTCGCCGAGCGCCTGCGCGCCCTGCACCACGTCCGGCCCCGCCCGTCGTTCGTCGTCTCCGTCACGCTCGCCGCGCTCGTCGCCGCAGGCGCCGTCGCGGCGCTCGCCCTCGTGCTCGCGGGAGTGCTCGCCCTGACCGGGACCGCCGCGACGTTCGGGCTCTCGGCCCTCGCCGCCATCGCCGCGGGATGGATCGTGGGGTCGTCGCTGCGCCAGGAGACCACGCGCAACCACCCCGTCCCGGCGGGCCGGGCCGCCGGCTACGGCACGGCGACGGCGCTCGCGGTGGCCGGAGGCGGCGTCGTGACCACGTCACTGCTCGACGCAGACCTCGACGCCGGCGCCGCCTGGCCGCTGGGCGGCGCCGTGCTGCTCGTGCTCGGCGCGCTCGCTCTCACCTGGCTCGGCGTCACCCAGACCAACCGCACCAAGGCATGGGCGCGCGAGGCCGCCCGCGCGCACCACGGCGACGACCGGTTCTCGCAGGACCCCGCCGCGGCCGCCCGCTTCGGGATGTACACCGCCGTGATCTGGGTCATGGCGTTCGTCGTCACGGCCGTGCTCGGCGTCGTGTGGACCTGGCGGTGGTCGTGGCTCACACTCGTCGCCGCCTGGGCCGTGACGATGCTGCTGCTCGCCCAGATGCTGTTCGGCAAAGACACGCAGCGCTGA